A genomic region of Sander vitreus isolate 19-12246 chromosome 11, sanVit1, whole genome shotgun sequence contains the following coding sequences:
- the LOC144525138 gene encoding tubulin alpha chain encodes MTDSNRDFPFFFSFFKLLLPPANELCSCLLCLPVCPLHILAYINPDSPSPPHFCLVSESSTSVEGQADTMRECISMHVGQAGAQMGNACWELYCLEHGIQPDGQMPSDKTIGGGDDSFNTFFSETGAGKHVPRAIFVDLEPTVIDEVRTGTYRQLFHPEQLITGKEDAANNYARGHYTIGKEIIDLVLDRTRKLADQCTGLQGFLIFHSFGGGTGSGFTSLLMERLSVDYGKKSKLEFAVYPAPQVSTAVVEPYNSILTTHTTLEHSDCAFMVDNEAIYDICRRNLDIDRPTYTNLNRLIGQIVSSITASLRFDGALNVDLTEFQTNLVPYPRIHFPLATYAPVISAEKAYHEQLSVADITNACFEPANQMVKCDPRHGKYMACCLLYRGDVVPKDVNSAIAAIKTKRTIQFVDWCPTGFKVGINYQPPTVVPGGDLAKVQRAVCMLSNTTAIAEAWARLDHKFDLMYAKRAFVHWYVGEGMEEGEFSEAREDMAALEKDYEEVGTDSMGEEDEEGEEY; translated from the exons ATGACAGATAGTAATAGGgacttccctttttttttttcttttttcaaactgCTGCTCCCTCCCGCCAATGAGCTATGCAGCTGCTTGCTGTGCCTTCCTGTCTGCCCCCTCCACATCCTTGCCTATATAAACCCTGactctccctctcctccgcACTTCTGCCTTGTATCTGAATCCTCAACGTCAGTCGAAGGACAAGCAGACACAATG CGTGAGTGTATTTCCATGCACGTCGGCCAAGCCGGAGCCCAGATGggcaatgcatgctgggagctGTACTGTCTGGAACATGGGATCCAGCCAGATGGACAGATGCCCAGTGACAAGACTATTGGAGGAGGAGATGACTCTTTCAATACCTTCTTCAGTGAGACAGGAGCAGGAAAGCATGTTCCCAGAGCCATCTTTGTCGACCTGGAACCTACTGTCATCG ATGAGGTGCGTACAGGAACCTACCGGCAGCTGTTCCATCCTGAGCAGCTGATTACAGGAAAGGAAGATGCTGCCAACAACTACGCCCGTGGACACTACACCATCGGCAAGGAGATCATTGATCTGGTCCTTGACAGGACTCGTAAACTG GCTGATCAGTGCACTGGCCTGCAGGGATTTTTAATCTTCCACTCCTTTGGTGGAGGCACTGGCTCAGGTTTTACCTCCCTGCTGATGGAGAGACTCTCCGTTGATTACGGAAAGAAATCAAAACTTGAATTTGCAGTCTACCCGGCCCCCCAGGTCTCCACTGCAGTGGTGGAGCCTTACAACTCCATCCTGACCACCCACACCACTCTGGAGCACTCCGACTGTGCCTTCATGGTGGACAACGAGGCCATCTACGACATCTGCCGCAGGAACCTCGATATTGACAGGCCGACTTACACCAACCTGAACAGGCTCATTGGCCAGATTGTGTCTTCAATCACTGCCTCACTTCGCTTTGATGGAGCCCTGAATGTTGACCTGACAGAGTTTCAGACCAACTTGGTGCCTTACCCTCGTATCCACTTCCCTCTGGCCACCTATGCTCCAGTCATCTCTGCAGAGAAAGCCTACCATGAGCAGTTGTCAGTTGCTGACATTACCAACGCTTGCTTTgagccagccaatcagatggtgAAGTGTGATCCTCGTCATGGTAAATACATGGCCTGCTGTCTGCTGTATCGTGGTGATGTGGTGCCCAAAGATGTCAACTCTGCCATTGCAGCCATCAAGACCAAACGCACCATCCAGTTTGTAGACTGGTGCCCCACAGGCTTCAAGGTGGGCATCAACTATCAGCCTCCAACAGTGGTTCCTGGAGGAGACCTGGCCAAGGTGCAGAGAGCTGTGTGCATGCTGAGCAACACCACAGCCATCGCTGAGGCCTGGGCCCGTCTCGACCACAAGTTTGACCTCATGTACGCCAAGAGAGCCTTTGTCCACTGGTATGTTGGGGAGGGCATGGAGGAGGGAGAGTTCTCAGAGGCCAGAGAAGATATGGCTGCCCTGGAGAAGGATTATGAAGAGGTTGGCACTGACAGCAtgggagaggaggatgaagagggagAGGAGTATTGA
- the LOC144525137 gene encoding tubulin alpha chain-like, which produces MRECISVHVGQAGVQMGNTCWELYCLEHGIQPDGQMPDCKPVGGHDDSFTTFFSDTGSGKYVPRAIFVDLEPTVIDEVRTGTYRQLFHPEQLISGKEDAANNYARGHYTIGKEIIDSVLDRIRKLADQCTGLQGFLVFHSFGGGTGSGFTSLLMERLSVDFGKKSKLEFAVYPAPQISTAVVEPYNSILTTHTTLEHSDCAFMVDNEAIYDICRRNLDIERPSYTNLNRLISQIVSSITASLRFDGALNVDLTEFQTNLVPYPRIHFPLATYAPVISAEKAYHEQLSVAEITNACFEPANQMVKCDPRHGKYMACCLLYRGDVVPKDVNVAIAAIKTKRSIQFVDWCPTGFKVGINYQPPTVVPGGDLAKVQRAVCMLSNTTAIAEAWARLDHKFDLMYAKRAFVHWYVGEGMEEGEFSEAREDMAALEKDYEEVGIDSFDEEEEGEEY; this is translated from the exons ATG cGTGAATGCATCTCTGTTCACGTAGGCCAGGCTGGGGTCCAGATGGGGAACACCTGCTGGGAGCTTTACTGTCTGGAACACGGCATCCAGCCAGACGGCCAGATGCCCGACTGCAAGCCGGTGGGAGGCCACGACGACTCTTTCACCACCTTCTTCAGTGATACTGGGTCTGGGAAGTATGTCCCTAGAGCGATCTTTGTTGACCTGGAACCCACTGTCATTG ATGAGGTGCGCACAGGAACGTACCGTCAACTATTTCACCCGGAACAGCTGATCTCAGGAAAAGAAGATGCAGCCAACAACTACGCCCGTGGACACTACACTATCGGCAAAGAGATCATTGACTCCGTACTAGACAGAATCCGCAAACTG GCTGATCAGTGCACGGGTCTCCAAGGCTTCCTGGTCTTTCACTCCTTTGGTGGAGGCACTGGCTCAGGTTTCACCTCCTTGCTGATGGAGAGACTCTCTGTTGACTTTGGCAAAAAGTCTAAGCTTGAGTTTGCTGTCTATCCGGCCCCCCAGATTTCCACAGCTGTAGTAGAGCCTTACAACTCCATCCTGACCACCCACACCACCCTGGAGCACTCTGACTGCGCCTTCATGGTGGACAACGAGGCCATCTACGACATCTGCCGCAGGAACCTCGATATTGAACGCCCGTCATACACCAACCTGAACAGGCTCATCAGCCAGATAGTCTCGTCTATCACTGCCTCACTTCGCTTTGATGGAGCCCTGAATGTTGACCTGACAGAGTTTCAGACCAACTTGGTGCCTTACCCTCGTATCCACTTCCCTCTGGCCACCTATGCTCCAGTCATCTCTGCAGAGAAAGCCTACCATGAGCAGTTGTCAGTTGCTGAGATCACAAATGCCTGCTTTgagccagccaatcagatggtgAAGTGTGATCCTCGTCATGGTAAATACATGGCCTGCTGTCTGCTGTATCGTGGTGATGTGGTGCCCAAAGATGTCAATGTGGCCATTGCAGCCATCAAGACCAAACGCAGCATCCAGTTTGTAGACTGGTGCCCCACAGGCTTCAAGGTGGGCATCAACTATCAGCCTCCAACGGTGGTTCCTGGAGGAGACCTGGCCAAGGTGCAGAGAGCTGTGTGCATGCTGAGCAACACCACAGCCATCGCTGAGGCCTGGGCCCGTCTCGACCACAAGTTTGACCTCATGTACGCCAAGAGAGCCTTTGTCCACTGGTATGTTGGGGAGGGCATGGAGGAGGGAGAGTTCTCAGAGGCCAGAGAAGATATGGCTGCCCTGGAGAAGGATTATGAAGAGGTTGGGATAGACTCCTTTgacgaagaagaggaaggagaggaataTTAG
- the LOC144525136 gene encoding tubulin alpha chain-like has translation MRECISIHVGQAGAQIGNACWELYCLEHGIQPDGQISSDKTTGGGDNSFNTFFGETGAGKHVPRAIFVDLEPTVIDEVRTGTYRQLFHPEQLITGKEDAANNYARGHYTIGKEIIDLVLDRTRKLADQCTGLQGFLIFHSFGGGTGSGFTSLLMERLSVDYGKKSKLEFAVYPAPQVSTAVVEPYNSILTTHTTLEHSDCAFMVDNEAIYDICRRNLDIERPSYTNLNRLISQIVSSITASLRFDGALNVDLTEFQTNLVPYPRIHFPLATYAPVISAEKAYHEQLSVADITNACFEPANQMVKCDPRHGKYMACCLLYRGDVVPKDVNSAIAAIKTKRSIQFVDWCPTGFKVGINYQPPTAVPGGDLAKVQRAVCMLSNTTAIAEAWASLDHKFDLMYAKRAFVHWYVGEGMEEGEFSEAREDMAALEKDYEEVGTDSMGEEDEEGEEY, from the exons ATG CGTGAATGTATCTCTATTCATGTGGGCCAAGCTGGGGCTCAGATTGGCAATGCATGTTGGGAGTTGTACTGTCTGGAACATGGGATCCAGCCAGACGGACAGATATCCAGTGACAAGACCACTGGAGGAGGAGATAACTCTTTCAATACCTTCTTCGGTGAGACAGGGGCAGGAAAGCATGTTCCCAGAGCCATCTTTGTCGACCTGGAACCTACTGTCATCG ATGAGGTGCGTACAGGAACCTACCGGCAGCTGTTCCATCCTGAGCAGCTGATTACAGGAAAGGAAGATGCTGCCAACAACTACGCCCGTGGACACTACACCATCGGCAAGGAGATCATTGATCTGGTCCTTGACAGGACTCGTAAACTG GCTGATCAGTGCACTGGCCTGCAGGGATTTTTAATCTTCCACTCCTTTGGTGGAGGCACTGGCTCAGGTTTCACCTCCCTGCTGATGGAGAGACTCTCCGTTGATTATGGCAAAAAGTCTAAGCTTGAGTTTGCTGTCTACCCAGCCCCCCAGGTCTCCACTGCAGTGGTGGAGCCTTACAACTCCATCCTGACCACCCACACCACCCTGGAGCACTCTGACTGCGCCTTCATGGTGGACAACGAGGCCATCTACGACATCTGCCGCAGGAACCTCGATATTGAACGCCCGTCATACACCAACCTGAACAGGCTCATCAGCCAGATAGTCTCATCTATCACTGCCTCACTTCGCTTTGATGGAGCCCTGAATGTTGACCTGACAGAGTTTCAGACCAACTTGGTGCCTTACCCTCGTATCCACTTCCCTCTGGCCACCTATGCTCCAGTCATCTCTGCAGAGAAAGCCTACCATGAGCAGTTGTCAGTTGCTGACATTACCAACGCTTGCTTTgagccagccaatcagatggtgAAGTGTGATCCTCGTCATGGTAAATACATGGCCTGCTGTCTGCTGTATCGTGGTGATGTGGTGCCCAAAGATGTCAACTCTGCCATTGCAGCCATCAAGACCAAACGCAGCATCCAGTTTGTGGACTGGTGCCCCACAGGCTTTAAAGTGGGCATCAACTATCAGCCTCCAACTGCAGTTCCTGGAGGAGACCTGGCCAAGGTGCAGAGAGCTGTGTGCATGCTGAGCAACACCACAGCCATCGCTGAGGCCTGGGCGAGTCTCGACCACAAGTTTGACCTCATGTACGCCAAGAGAGCCTTTGTCCACTGGTATGTTGGGGAGGGCATGGAGGAGGGAGAGTTCTCAGAGGCCAGAGAAGATATGGCTGCCCTGGAGAAGGATTATGAAGAGGTTGGCACTGACAGCAtgggagaggaggatgaagagggagAGGAATACTGA
- the dnajb2 gene encoding dnaJ homolog subfamily B member 2 isoform X2, giving the protein MVDYYDVLGVSKTASQDDIKKAYRKLALKWHPDKNPDNKDEAETKFKELAEAYEVLSDTSKRDAYDRYGNDSMGHTGSTSSDFSSDFPGFTFTFRNPDDVFREFFGGQDPFANFFDDFSSFGGSSSRLGPSRFFSFPSAGVDFTSFSSSFGGLDGMDSMGGGMGNFKSVSTSTRIINGKRTTTKKIKENGQERTEIEEDGVLKSVLINGVEDEMALALELSRREGQPRDSPQKPQIQNRSPAEYDRSRPSPYSAATHRSFSSAPFYNCGVVGGSEDDEEDEDLQMALACSLSEMEAQQRAAATDFISDSDFKAFTS; this is encoded by the exons ATGGTGGATTACTATGACGTTCTGGGAGTGTCCAAAACAGCCTCTCAGGATGACATCAAGAAAGC GTACAGGAAACTGGCACTGAAATGGCATCCAGACAAAAATCCAGACAACAAGGATGAAGCAGAGACAAAGTTCAAAGAACTGGCTGAAGCCTATGAAGTCCTATCTGACA CGAGTAAGCGTGATGCATATGACAGATATGGAAATGACAGCATGGGACACACAG GTTCCACCAGCTCAGACTTTTCATCAGATTTCCCAGGATTCACCTTCACATTCCGCAACCCAGATGACGTGTTCAGAGAGTTTTTTGGCGGCCAGGATCCCTTTGCTAACTTCTTTG ATGACTTCTCATCCTTTGGAGGCTCATCCTCTCGCCTCGGCCCCAGTcggttcttttcttttccttcagcAGGAG TTGATTTTacttccttctcctcttcctttgGTGGTCTGGATGGGATGGACAGCATGGGCGGAGGGATGGGCAACTTCAAATCAGTTTCTACCTCCACTCGCATCATAAATGGCAAACGCACCACCACCAAGAA GATAAAGGAAAACGGGCAGGAAAGAACAGAGATTGAGGAGGATGGGGTGTTAAAGAGTGTCCTAATTAATG GTGTGGAGGATGAAATGGCCCTCGCACTGGAGCTGAGTCGACGAGAGGGACAGCCCCGTGACTCACCTCAGAAGCCACAAATCCAAAACAGATCACCTGCTGAGTATGACAGATCCCGCCCCAGCCCTTACTCTGCAGCCACACACCGGTCATTTAGCTCCGCTCCCTTCTACAACTGCGGGGTTGTGGGCGGCAGTGAGGATGACGAAGAAGATGAAGACCTGCAGATGGCTTTGGCATGCAGCCTGTCAGAAATGGAAGCCCAGCAGAGAGCAGCTGCTACTGACTTCATATCAG